A single window of Loxodonta africana isolate mLoxAfr1 chromosome 10, mLoxAfr1.hap2, whole genome shotgun sequence DNA harbors:
- the LOC111748399 gene encoding olfactory receptor 4K3-like has protein sequence MDQGNNSRVTAFVLHSLSGPQELQLFYFAFFTLFYSSIVLGNLLIVLTVLSEPALHTPMYFLLSNVSFINVCLSTFATPKMIVDFLKEHRTISFEGCMAQVFFQHIFAGSEMMLLVAMAYDRYVAICQPLRYAAIMRVRKCTGLVVGSWLTGVLHSVSQLVFTVNLPFCGPNKVDSFFCDLPLVIKLTCTDTYIFEKLMFLGSGLIAMSSFVLSLISYTVILVTVRRRSSAGMPRPGPP, from the coding sequence ATGGACCAAGGAAATAACTCAAGAGTGACTGCGTTTGTGTTGCACAGTCTTTCAGGTCCTCAAGAGCTACAACTTTTCTACTTTGCATTTTTCACACTTTTCTATTCATccattgtgctgggaaacctcctCATTGTGCTCACAGTCCTCTCTGAACCTGCactacacacacccatgtacttcctgctcagTAATGTCTCCTTCATCAATGTGTGTCTATCCACCTTTGCCACTCCCAAAATGATTGTTGACTTCCTCAAGGAGCACAGGACCATCTCCTTTGAGGGCTGCATGGCCCAGGTATTCTTTCAGCATATCTTTGCCGGTAGTGAAATGATGCTCCTTGTGGCCATGGCATATGACAGATATGTAGCCATATGTCAACCCCTGCGCTATGCAGCCATCATGCGTGTACGCAAGTGTACAGGCCTTGTTGTGGGCTCCTGGCTCACTGGGGTCCTGCACTCAGTAAGCCAGTTGGTCTTCACAGTAAACCTTCCATTCTGTGGTCCAAATAAAGTGGACAGCTTTTTCTGTGACCTTCCTTTAGTCATCAAACTTACCTGTACTGACACCTATATCTTTGAGAAACTGATGTTTTTAGGCAGTGGTCTAATAGCTATGAGCTCTTTTGTGCTCTCGCTCATCTCCTACACGGTCATCCTGGTCACCGTGAGACGTCGATCCTCAGCAGGCATGCCAAGGCCCGGGCCACCCTGA